Proteins from a genomic interval of Sphingopyxis sp. QXT-31:
- a CDS encoding glutathione S-transferase family protein, with amino-acid sequence MIIYGSLVSPFVRKLLAYLGEKGLDFELKGVGIGDPDPGFRAASPLGKMPAMDDDGFMLADSSAIVQYLEAKHPSPELIPADPQQRGKVIWWEEFGDTVFAACSGKMFFNRIVAPKFLGREGDLAAAALAESEELPKLLAYLESAIPASGFLVGDRITLADLAVASPLMNFKHCGACVDAATHPKVAAWSAAILARPSFAPWVEKEERMMAKVLA; translated from the coding sequence ATGATCATTTACGGTTCGCTGGTGTCGCCTTTCGTGCGCAAGCTGCTTGCCTATCTGGGCGAGAAGGGGCTCGATTTCGAATTGAAAGGCGTCGGCATCGGCGATCCCGACCCGGGATTCCGCGCGGCCTCGCCGCTGGGCAAGATGCCCGCGATGGACGACGACGGCTTCATGCTCGCCGATTCGAGCGCGATCGTCCAATATCTGGAAGCGAAACATCCCTCGCCCGAACTGATCCCTGCCGACCCGCAGCAACGCGGGAAAGTGATCTGGTGGGAGGAGTTCGGCGACACGGTTTTTGCGGCGTGCAGCGGCAAGATGTTCTTCAACCGCATCGTCGCGCCGAAATTCCTCGGCCGCGAGGGCGATCTGGCCGCCGCGGCGCTGGCCGAGAGCGAGGAATTGCCCAAGCTGCTGGCCTATCTCGAAAGCGCGATCCCCGCGTCGGGTTTCCTCGTCGGCGACCGGATCACGCTCGCCGATCTCGCGGTCGCGTCGCCGCTGATGAATTTCAAGCATTGCGGCGCATGCGTCGACGCGGCGACGCACCCGAAGGTCGCTGCATGGAGCGCAGCGATATTGGCGCGGCCGAGCTTTGCACCCTGGGTCGAAAAAGAAGAGCGGATGATGGCGAAGGTGCTCGCCTGA
- a CDS encoding SRPBCC family protein: MRAWVLAAALSIAVPAAAQADTVVVTKTVEADATTTMKHEVLVDASPAEVWAAISTAEGWMGWAVPVARTVGGDPDLIESGYDPAAKPGGSDTIQQRFGARVPGRSLAFRTVKAPAGFPHWDEYQKVTSVFEIEAAGKQTRVRLTSRGYPGSDGGRALVGFFEGGNAMALGNLRQRFATGPIDWAAMR; this comes from the coding sequence ATGCGCGCCTGGGTGCTGGCCGCCGCGCTGTCGATCGCGGTGCCGGCGGCCGCGCAGGCAGACACGGTCGTGGTGACCAAGACGGTCGAGGCCGATGCGACGACGACGATGAAGCACGAGGTGCTGGTCGACGCGAGCCCGGCGGAGGTATGGGCGGCCATCTCGACCGCCGAGGGCTGGATGGGCTGGGCGGTGCCGGTGGCGCGCACCGTCGGCGGCGATCCCGACCTGATCGAAAGCGGCTATGATCCCGCGGCCAAGCCCGGCGGGTCCGACACGATCCAGCAGCGTTTCGGCGCGCGCGTGCCGGGCAGGAGCCTGGCGTTCCGGACGGTCAAGGCGCCGGCGGGCTTCCCGCACTGGGACGAGTATCAAAAGGTGACGAGCGTATTCGAGATCGAGGCGGCGGGAAAGCAGACGCGCGTGCGGCTGACCTCGCGCGGCTATCCCGGCAGCGACGGCGGCCGCGCGCTGGTCGGCTTTTTCGAGGGCGGCAACGCGATGGCGCTGGGCAATTTGCGGCAGCGTTTCGCGACGGGGCCGATCGACTGGGCGGCGATGCGCTGA
- a CDS encoding magnesium and cobalt transport protein CorA: MPIMAARHYNNGKLVRDLGPDEIIPEDCDDRDFYWLGLYEPTAGELAGIAKRFGLHPLAVEDALKAKQLPKVEVYGDQLFVIAATGNREGDTIQSGETAIFVGRHFIVTVRHGSARAHTDVRARLETLPAKLSHGPDYVLYAILDFIVDGYFPVIDDIEDRLLLVEESVMDTPLDAKEIRHLYAQRHEIIRFQRIVGLMKEVAWRLVHAEDLPWIDEAVRPYFRDIWDHVQRAEFRLSGLREITASVVETNSLLEQQRQGVITRQLAAWAAILAVPTAIAGIYGMNFDFMPELGWDLGYPYALGLIFGGSALVFWRFKHIGWL, encoded by the coding sequence ATGCCGATCATGGCCGCCCGCCACTATAACAATGGCAAGCTCGTCCGCGATCTCGGCCCCGACGAGATAATCCCCGAGGATTGCGACGACCGCGATTTCTACTGGCTCGGCCTCTACGAACCCACCGCCGGCGAACTGGCCGGCATCGCCAAGCGCTTCGGCCTCCACCCGCTCGCCGTGGAAGACGCGCTCAAAGCGAAGCAACTGCCCAAGGTCGAAGTCTATGGCGACCAGCTCTTCGTCATCGCCGCGACGGGCAACCGCGAGGGCGATACGATCCAGTCGGGCGAAACCGCGATCTTCGTGGGGCGCCACTTCATCGTCACCGTCCGCCACGGCTCGGCGCGCGCACATACCGACGTTCGCGCGCGGCTCGAAACCTTGCCCGCCAAACTGTCGCACGGTCCCGATTATGTCCTCTATGCGATCCTCGACTTCATCGTCGACGGATATTTCCCGGTGATTGACGACATCGAGGACCGGCTGCTGCTCGTCGAGGAAAGCGTGATGGACACCCCGCTCGACGCAAAGGAAATCCGCCATCTCTATGCCCAGCGGCACGAGATCATCCGCTTCCAGCGCATCGTCGGGCTGATGAAGGAAGTCGCCTGGCGACTCGTCCATGCCGAGGATCTGCCGTGGATCGACGAAGCGGTGCGTCCCTATTTCCGCGACATCTGGGACCATGTCCAGCGCGCCGAATTCCGCCTGTCGGGGCTCCGCGAAATCACCGCCTCGGTGGTCGAGACCAACTCGCTGCTTGAACAGCAGCGCCAGGGCGTGATCACCCGCCAGCTCGCCGCCTGGGCCGCGATCCTCGCGGTGCCGACTGCGATCGCGGGGATCTACGGGATGAACTTCGACTTCATGCCCGAACTGGGCTGGGACCTCGGCTACCCCTATGCGCTCGGGCTGATTTTCGGCGGCTCGGCGCTGGTCTTCTGGCGCTTCAAGCATATCGGGTGGCTGTAG
- a CDS encoding glycoside hydrolase domain-containing protein, whose protein sequence is MNRLSFAAALVAAAFAIPTSAEEPAPDVLTYVDPTIGIGPEGHTFPAGQKAHLLLDLYVIGRPFVDRAVLNLPDGKKFTVETLGLSDANPYVGKVELNGKALTRGWIADAGIRKGGTLRFTMQSTPNAEWGKAATARPYSMSTAGQ, encoded by the coding sequence ATGAACCGCCTGTCCTTCGCCGCCGCGCTCGTCGCCGCCGCCTTCGCGATCCCCACCTCTGCCGAAGAGCCCGCGCCCGACGTCCTCACCTACGTGGACCCGACGATCGGCATCGGGCCCGAGGGCCACACCTTCCCCGCGGGGCAGAAGGCGCATCTGCTCCTCGACCTATATGTCATCGGCCGGCCGTTCGTCGACCGCGCGGTTTTGAACCTGCCGGACGGCAAAAAATTCACCGTCGAGACGCTCGGTCTGTCGGACGCCAATCCTTACGTCGGCAAGGTCGAACTCAACGGAAAAGCCCTGACCCGCGGCTGGATCGCCGACGCCGGAATCCGCAAGGGCGGTACGCTGCGCTTCACGATGCAGTCGACGCCCAACGCCGAATGGGGCAAGGCGGCGACCGCCCGGCCCTATTCGATGTCGACCGCCGGCCAATAG